Proteins co-encoded in one Kutzneria chonburiensis genomic window:
- a CDS encoding ANTAR domain-containing protein: MDEVRFGPELLDRLLRHLVERVPGCDGAGVSTNSRSLRAIGAAAKRDAEQWARGEGPVVAAATGEETLIEALPDGMTWLTAVPGSWTQEGPSVLSVYTDHEPKEDDLRLIDQVEPLLATATAVIEFCADEMLRADQMVEMVQNRRLIEQAKGLVMGRVGCDAGAAFRTLVRTSQHFNVKLRDISAALVEVVGGAPVGEQEPDTGPTTVPPPPAVQAARVTWQALG, encoded by the coding sequence GTGGACGAGGTGAGATTCGGCCCCGAACTGCTGGACCGGCTGCTGCGGCACCTGGTCGAGCGCGTGCCCGGCTGCGACGGAGCCGGGGTGAGCACGAACTCGCGGAGCCTGCGCGCGATCGGCGCCGCCGCGAAGCGGGACGCCGAGCAGTGGGCGCGCGGCGAAGGCCCGGTGGTGGCCGCCGCGACCGGCGAGGAGACCCTGATCGAGGCCCTGCCCGACGGCATGACGTGGCTCACCGCCGTGCCCGGCAGCTGGACCCAGGAGGGCCCGTCGGTGCTGTCGGTGTACACCGACCACGAGCCCAAGGAGGACGACCTCCGGCTGATCGACCAGGTCGAGCCGCTGCTGGCCACGGCGACCGCGGTCATCGAGTTCTGCGCGGACGAGATGCTGCGGGCCGACCAGATGGTGGAGATGGTGCAGAACCGCAGGCTCATCGAGCAGGCCAAGGGCCTGGTCATGGGCCGGGTCGGCTGCGACGCCGGGGCCGCGTTCCGCACGCTGGTGCGGACCAGCCAGCACTTCAACGTCAAGCTGCGGGACATCTCGGCCGCGCTGGTCGAGGTGGTCGGCGGCGCGCCCGTCGGCGAGCAGGAGCCGGACACCGGTCCGACCACGGTGCCGCCGCCGCCTGCCGTGCAGGCCGCGCGGGTGACCTGGCAGGCACTCGGATGA
- the treY gene encoding malto-oligosyltrehalose synthase produces the protein MIPSSTYRIQFGPGMGFARAKQIATYLDRLGVGALYASPLLQATPGSTHGYDVTDPTATSAGLGGEVGRQALHARLRELGLGFVVDIVPNHVGISVPQANPWWWDVLRYGQESLHASKFDIDWSRGPIMVPILGDEHGLEELQLDGDRLVYYEQMFPVAPGTDGGAPQEVHERQHYRLVHWRTANTELNYRRFFDINTLAAVRVEDPEVFEATHAHVLSWGVDGLRIDHPDGLSDPGGYLRRLRDAAPEMWIVAEKILAVGESLPVSWPVAGTTGYDAMREICGLFIDPNGEPPNAGSLQFLENRCKETAARTLLRAEVRRINALLPFDDEEAVIELLSMFPVYRSYLPEGRNSLEQAASANPRCAEIARLMLADPHGELATRVQQTSGMVMAKGVEDTAFYRYNRFVALNEVGSDPSRFGVSPTEFHVAMQARESGSPETMTALSTHDTKRAEDVRARLAVLSEVEFETAFARWSERKPLPERSLTRLGWQTVVGAYPISADRLRDYLAKAAKEAKTATSWVDGNPEVDKAIAAWPDDVFGDAALMAEVTELVDRITPAGWSNSLGQKLVQLAGPGVPDVYQGTELWDFSLVDPDNRRPVDFEQRAALLARIDDGWLPEIDASGAAKLLVTSRVLRLRRERPELFTGYRVVPAQGPAAEHALAFGRGDRLVAVCTRLPIGLAAAGGWRDTVLPLPAGEWTDVITGRPTSSTDNFGAPLLSELLSTYPVALVVRS, from the coding sequence ATGATTCCCTCGTCCACGTACCGGATCCAGTTCGGGCCCGGCATGGGTTTCGCGCGGGCCAAGCAGATCGCGACCTACCTGGACCGGCTGGGCGTCGGCGCGCTGTACGCGTCGCCGCTGTTGCAGGCCACGCCCGGTTCCACGCACGGCTACGACGTCACCGATCCGACGGCGACGTCGGCCGGGCTGGGCGGCGAGGTCGGCCGGCAGGCGCTGCACGCCCGGCTGCGTGAGCTGGGCCTCGGCTTCGTCGTCGACATCGTGCCCAACCACGTCGGCATCTCGGTGCCGCAGGCCAACCCGTGGTGGTGGGACGTCCTGCGCTACGGCCAGGAGTCCTTGCACGCCAGCAAGTTCGACATCGACTGGTCGCGCGGGCCGATCATGGTGCCGATCCTCGGCGACGAGCACGGCCTCGAGGAGTTGCAGCTGGACGGGGACCGTCTCGTCTACTACGAGCAGATGTTCCCCGTCGCGCCGGGCACGGACGGTGGCGCGCCGCAGGAAGTCCATGAGCGGCAGCACTATCGGCTCGTGCACTGGCGGACGGCCAACACCGAGCTGAACTACCGGCGGTTCTTCGACATCAACACCTTGGCCGCGGTACGGGTGGAAGACCCGGAGGTGTTCGAGGCGACGCATGCCCACGTGCTGAGCTGGGGCGTGGACGGCCTGCGCATCGACCATCCGGACGGCCTGTCCGACCCGGGCGGCTACCTGCGCCGGCTGCGCGATGCCGCGCCGGAGATGTGGATCGTGGCCGAGAAGATCCTGGCCGTCGGCGAGTCGCTGCCGGTGTCGTGGCCGGTCGCCGGCACCACCGGCTACGACGCGATGCGTGAGATCTGCGGGCTGTTCATCGACCCCAACGGCGAGCCGCCGAACGCGGGATCGTTGCAGTTCCTGGAAAATCGTTGCAAGGAGACGGCGGCCCGGACGTTGCTGCGCGCGGAGGTGCGGCGCATCAACGCGTTGCTGCCCTTCGACGACGAAGAAGCCGTCATCGAGCTGCTGTCGATGTTCCCGGTCTACCGCAGCTATCTGCCGGAGGGCCGGAACTCGCTGGAGCAGGCGGCCTCGGCGAACCCGCGGTGCGCGGAGATCGCGCGGCTGATGCTGGCCGATCCGCACGGTGAGTTGGCCACGCGCGTGCAGCAGACGTCCGGCATGGTGATGGCCAAGGGCGTCGAGGACACGGCTTTCTACCGCTACAACCGGTTCGTGGCGCTGAACGAGGTCGGCAGCGACCCGTCCCGGTTCGGCGTGTCGCCGACCGAGTTCCACGTCGCCATGCAGGCCCGCGAGTCCGGGTCGCCGGAGACGATGACGGCACTGTCCACTCACGACACCAAGCGGGCCGAGGACGTCCGGGCCCGACTGGCCGTACTGTCCGAAGTGGAGTTCGAGACGGCGTTCGCCCGCTGGAGCGAGCGCAAGCCGTTGCCCGAGCGGTCTTTGACGCGGCTGGGCTGGCAGACCGTGGTCGGCGCGTATCCGATCAGCGCCGACCGGCTGCGGGACTATCTGGCCAAAGCGGCCAAGGAAGCCAAGACCGCCACCTCGTGGGTGGACGGCAATCCCGAGGTGGACAAGGCGATCGCCGCCTGGCCCGATGACGTGTTCGGCGATGCGGCGCTGATGGCCGAGGTGACCGAGCTGGTCGACCGGATCACGCCGGCCGGCTGGTCGAACTCGTTGGGGCAGAAGCTGGTGCAGCTGGCCGGCCCGGGTGTGCCGGACGTGTACCAGGGCACCGAGCTGTGGGACTTCTCGCTGGTCGACCCGGACAACCGGCGGCCGGTGGACTTCGAGCAGCGGGCCGCGCTGCTGGCCCGCATCGACGACGGCTGGCTGCCCGAGATCGACGCGTCCGGCGCGGCGAAACTCCTGGTCACCAGCCGCGTGTTGCGCCTGCGACGGGAGCGGCCGGAGCTGTTCACCGGGTACCGCGTCGTGCCGGCACAGGGCCCGGCGGCCGAGCACGCGCTGGCGTTCGGCCGTGGTGACCGACTTGTCGCAGTGTGCACGAGATTGCCGATCGGCCTGGCGGCCGCCGGGGGTTGGCGCGATACCGTGCTTCCGTTGCCCGCCGGGGAGTGGACCGACGTGATCACCGGTCGACCGACGAGCAGCACTGATAACTTTGGAGCTCCCCTGCTGTCCGAGCTGTTGTCCACGTATCCGGTTGCCTTGGTGGTGCGTTCGTGA
- a CDS encoding WhiB family transcriptional regulator, with the protein MADVHRLPIPVSENWDWQRLGACRGANSAVFFHPDSERGSARQAREANAKRICHSCPVRAECLRHAINVQEPYGIWGGMGENERRAVISATRRRLKTHAS; encoded by the coding sequence ATGGCCGACGTGCACCGGCTACCCATCCCGGTCTCCGAGAACTGGGACTGGCAGCGCCTGGGCGCCTGCCGCGGCGCCAACAGCGCTGTCTTCTTCCACCCGGACAGCGAGCGGGGCTCCGCGCGGCAGGCCAGGGAGGCCAATGCCAAGCGTATCTGCCATTCCTGTCCGGTGCGCGCCGAGTGCCTCCGGCACGCGATCAACGTGCAGGAGCCGTACGGCATCTGGGGCGGCATGGGCGAGAACGAGCGCCGCGCGGTGATCTCGGCAACCCGCCGGCGGCTCAAGACCCACGCCAGCTAG
- the treZ gene encoding malto-oligosyltrehalose trehalohydrolase gives MTEFSVWAPNRSRVRVHNGLSVHEMSRDADGWWRAEVPAAAPDYAFQLDDEPDELPDPRSRWQPDGVHQRSRTYDHNAFQWTDSAWSGRPLPGGVVYELHIGTFTAEGTFDAAIGKLDHLVQLGIDFVEVLPVNAFDGPHGWGYDGVLWYAAHDPYGGPDGFKRFVDACHNRGLAVLLDVVYNHLGPSGAYLDRFGPYFAGETIWGPTLNLDGPQSDEVRRYVIDNALSWLRDFHIDGLRLDAVHALSDRRATHLLEELSSEVDALAAHVRRPLTLIAESDLNDPKLVTPREAGGYGLHAQWSDDLHHCLHSTLSGETQGYYADFGSLQALAATLTGVFFHAGTWSSFRGRHHGRPVNTLTTPGHRFLAYLQNHDQIGNRATGDRLSATVSPGLLACGAAIVLCSPYTPMIFMGEEWAASAPWQFFASFPDPKLADAVRTGRRKEFADHGWAAEDVPDPMDPATFQRSKLRWEEADNSEVLATYRALIALRREHPELSDPRLHQFTVDLDEDRRVVTLHRGRLRVVCNLGGTQIDVPGTVLYSSKSPGAPESVTVVA, from the coding sequence GTGACCGAGTTCTCCGTGTGGGCCCCGAACCGATCCCGGGTTCGGGTCCACAATGGACTGTCCGTGCACGAGATGAGCCGCGACGCGGACGGCTGGTGGCGGGCCGAGGTGCCCGCTGCCGCGCCGGACTACGCCTTCCAGCTGGACGACGAGCCCGACGAGCTGCCCGATCCCCGCTCCCGCTGGCAGCCCGACGGCGTGCACCAGCGGTCCCGCACGTACGACCACAATGCCTTCCAGTGGACGGATTCCGCCTGGTCGGGGCGGCCGTTACCCGGTGGCGTGGTGTACGAGCTGCACATCGGCACGTTCACGGCCGAGGGCACCTTCGACGCGGCCATCGGCAAACTGGACCATTTGGTCCAGCTCGGCATCGACTTCGTGGAAGTGTTGCCGGTCAACGCCTTCGACGGTCCGCACGGCTGGGGCTACGACGGCGTGCTGTGGTACGCGGCGCACGACCCGTACGGCGGCCCGGACGGCTTCAAGCGCTTCGTCGACGCCTGCCACAACCGGGGTCTGGCCGTGCTGCTCGACGTGGTCTACAACCACCTCGGGCCGTCCGGCGCCTACCTCGACCGCTTCGGCCCGTACTTCGCCGGCGAGACGATCTGGGGCCCGACGCTCAACCTCGACGGCCCGCAGTCCGACGAGGTCCGCCGGTACGTCATCGACAACGCCCTGAGTTGGCTGCGTGACTTCCACATCGACGGCCTGCGCCTCGACGCCGTGCACGCCCTGTCCGACCGCCGGGCCACGCACCTGCTGGAAGAGCTTTCGTCCGAAGTGGACGCTCTGGCCGCCCACGTGCGCCGGCCGCTCACGCTGATCGCCGAGTCGGACCTGAACGACCCCAAGCTGGTCACCCCGCGCGAGGCTGGAGGTTACGGCCTGCACGCGCAGTGGAGCGACGACCTGCACCACTGTCTACATTCGACACTGTCCGGCGAGACCCAGGGCTACTATGCCGACTTCGGCTCGCTGCAAGCGCTTGCGGCCACCCTGACCGGGGTGTTCTTCCATGCCGGCACCTGGTCCTCGTTCCGCGGCCGCCACCACGGCCGCCCGGTGAACACGCTCACCACGCCGGGCCACCGGTTCCTGGCGTACCTCCAGAACCACGACCAGATCGGCAACCGCGCCACCGGCGACCGGCTGTCCGCCACCGTGTCCCCCGGCCTGCTGGCTTGCGGGGCGGCGATCGTGCTGTGCTCCCCCTACACGCCGATGATCTTCATGGGCGAGGAGTGGGCGGCGTCGGCGCCGTGGCAGTTCTTCGCGTCCTTCCCGGACCCGAAGCTGGCCGACGCCGTGCGCACCGGCCGCCGCAAGGAGTTCGCCGACCACGGCTGGGCCGCCGAGGACGTGCCGGATCCCATGGACCCGGCCACGTTCCAGCGGTCCAAGCTGCGGTGGGAAGAAGCCGACAACAGCGAGGTGCTGGCCACCTATCGCGCGCTGATCGCGCTGCGGCGCGAGCACCCCGAGCTGTCCGATCCCCGCCTGCATCAGTTCACCGTCGACCTGGACGAGGACCGTCGCGTCGTCACGCTGCACCGCGGCCGGCTGCGGGTCGTCTGCAACCTCGGCGGCACGCAGATCGATGTCCCGGGAACCGTGCTGTACAGCTCGAAGTCCCCGGGTGCGCCCGAATCGGTGACGGTCGTGGCCTAG
- the glgX gene encoding glycogen debranching protein GlgX produces the protein MRPWPGNSYPLGASYDGAGTNFALFSEVAEYVDLCLFEADGTETVVRLPEVDGFVHHGYLPGIGPGQRYGYRVHGPYRPADGLRCNPKKLLIDPYAKAVDGTIDWDESLFGYHFDQPDQRNDADSAPHLPKSVVINPFFDWAEDRRPRTPYHETVIYEAHVRGTTINHPFIPADLRGTYSGLAHPVMIEHFTRLGVTAVELMPVHQFVDDHHLTERGLSNYWGYNTIAFLAPHNRYASQGALGNQVQEFKAMVRSLHDAGIEVILDVVYNHTAEGNHMGPTLSMRGIDNAAYYRLVDDEPRYYMDYTGTGNSLNARNPHTLQLIMDSLRYWVTEMHVDGFRFDLAATLAREFYDVDRLSAFFDIVQQDPVVSQVKLIAEPWDVGPGGYQVGNFPPLWTEWNGKYRDTVRDFWRGEAGTLGEFASRITGSSDLYQDDGRRPFASINFVTAHDGFTLNDLVSYNDKHNEANGEDGNDGADDNRSWNCGAEGPSEDPEVQALRAKQRRNFIATLFLSQGVPMLLHGDELGRTQHGNNNVYCQDNETSWVDWALAKDNADLVEFTGRMAALRAEHPVFRRRKFFQGRPLRRDDDRRDIAWFNPDGEEMTEADWDADFGRAVGVFLNGDAMDELDRRGEWVTDDSFLLCFNAWHEAVDFRIPDGEYGSNWLVVVDTSVESNEEPETELAGGATLPVPARSLVVLRRSAE, from the coding sequence GCGTGCACGGCCCGTACCGGCCGGCCGACGGGTTGCGGTGCAATCCGAAGAAGCTGCTCATCGACCCGTACGCCAAGGCGGTCGACGGCACCATCGACTGGGACGAGTCGCTGTTCGGCTACCACTTCGACCAGCCCGACCAGCGCAACGACGCCGACTCGGCGCCGCACCTGCCCAAGTCGGTGGTGATCAACCCGTTCTTCGACTGGGCCGAGGACCGCCGCCCGCGCACGCCGTACCACGAGACCGTGATCTACGAGGCGCACGTCCGCGGCACCACGATCAACCACCCGTTCATCCCCGCGGACCTGCGCGGCACCTACTCGGGCCTGGCGCATCCGGTGATGATCGAGCACTTCACCCGGCTCGGCGTGACGGCGGTCGAGCTGATGCCGGTGCACCAGTTCGTCGACGACCACCACCTGACCGAGCGCGGCCTGTCCAACTACTGGGGCTACAACACGATCGCCTTCCTGGCCCCGCACAACCGCTACGCCTCGCAGGGCGCGCTGGGCAACCAGGTGCAGGAGTTCAAGGCGATGGTGCGGTCGCTGCACGACGCCGGCATCGAGGTCATCCTCGACGTGGTCTACAACCACACCGCCGAGGGCAACCACATGGGCCCGACGCTGTCCATGCGCGGCATCGACAACGCCGCCTACTACCGGCTGGTCGACGACGAGCCGCGCTACTACATGGACTACACCGGCACCGGCAACTCGCTCAACGCCCGCAACCCGCACACCCTCCAGCTGATCATGGACTCGCTGCGGTACTGGGTGACCGAGATGCATGTGGACGGCTTCCGCTTCGACCTGGCGGCCACCCTGGCCCGTGAGTTCTACGACGTCGACCGGCTGTCGGCCTTCTTCGACATCGTGCAGCAGGACCCGGTGGTCAGCCAGGTGAAGCTGATCGCCGAGCCGTGGGACGTCGGCCCCGGTGGCTACCAGGTGGGCAACTTCCCTCCATTGTGGACGGAGTGGAACGGCAAGTACCGCGACACCGTACGGGACTTCTGGCGCGGCGAGGCCGGCACGCTGGGCGAGTTCGCCTCCCGGATCACCGGCTCGTCCGACCTGTACCAGGACGACGGGCGGCGGCCGTTCGCCTCGATCAACTTCGTCACCGCGCACGACGGCTTCACGCTGAACGACCTGGTGTCGTACAACGACAAGCACAACGAGGCCAACGGCGAGGACGGCAACGACGGGGCCGACGACAACCGGTCGTGGAACTGCGGCGCCGAGGGCCCGAGCGAGGATCCCGAGGTGCAGGCGCTGCGGGCCAAGCAGCGGCGCAACTTCATCGCCACCCTGTTCCTGTCCCAGGGCGTGCCGATGCTGCTGCACGGCGACGAGCTCGGCCGCACCCAGCACGGCAACAACAACGTGTACTGCCAGGACAACGAGACCTCCTGGGTCGACTGGGCGCTGGCCAAGGACAATGCCGACCTGGTCGAGTTCACCGGGCGGATGGCGGCGCTGCGGGCCGAGCACCCGGTGTTCCGGCGGCGCAAGTTCTTCCAGGGCCGCCCGCTGCGCCGGGACGACGACCGCCGCGACATCGCGTGGTTCAACCCGGACGGCGAGGAGATGACCGAGGCCGACTGGGACGCCGACTTCGGCCGTGCCGTCGGGGTTTTCCTCAACGGCGACGCCATGGACGAGCTGGACCGGCGCGGCGAGTGGGTCACCGACGACTCGTTCCTGTTGTGCTTCAACGCCTGGCACGAGGCCGTCGACTTCCGTATCCCGGACGGTGAGTACGGCAGCAACTGGCTGGTCGTGGTGGACACGTCCGTGGAGTCGAACGAGGAGCCGGAGACCGAGCTGGCCGGTGGCGCCACGCTGCCGGTGCCGGCCCGGTCGCTGGTCGTGCTGCGTCGGAGTGCCGAATGA